A stretch of Magnetococcales bacterium DNA encodes these proteins:
- a CDS encoding phosphatidylserine decarboxylase family protein has translation MAMRSPVAKEGLPFIGIFVLVALAGTAWLPYRPLQAVLWILAGWCVWFFRDPERQTPSGDGLVIAPADGKVVAIEETIAPLSGLPARKFSIFMNVFSVHVNRFPIAGRVEQVAYHPGKFLNAALDKASVENERMEVCVVTAAGERISFVQVAGLVARRIVCYLKPGDAMPAGQRFGLIRFGSRVDVYLPLSARIEPVLGDQTRAGETVIARL, from the coding sequence ATGGCGATGCGTTCGCCGGTGGCCAAGGAAGGTCTGCCGTTTATCGGGATATTCGTACTGGTGGCCCTGGCCGGAACCGCCTGGCTGCCCTATCGTCCCCTCCAGGCCGTGTTGTGGATTTTAGCCGGGTGGTGCGTGTGGTTCTTCCGGGATCCGGAACGGCAAACCCCCAGCGGGGATGGCTTGGTGATCGCCCCGGCGGATGGCAAGGTGGTGGCCATCGAAGAGACCATCGCGCCGTTGTCGGGATTGCCGGCGCGCAAGTTTTCGATCTTCATGAATGTCTTCAGCGTGCATGTGAACCGCTTTCCCATCGCGGGTCGGGTGGAACAGGTGGCCTATCATCCGGGCAAGTTTTTGAACGCGGCGCTGGATAAGGCCTCGGTGGAAAACGAACGCATGGAGGTGTGTGTCGTGACCGCCGCGGGGGAACGGATTTCGTTCGTGCAGGTGGCGGGTCTGGTGGCTCGGCGCATTGTCTGTTACCTCAAACCCGGAGACGCCATGCCGGCGGGACAACGGTTCGGACTGATCCGTTTTGGCTCGCGGGTGGATGTCTATCTGCCGCTTTCGGCCCGGATCGAGCCGGTTCTGGGAGATCAGACCCGGGCCGGGGAGACGGTGATCGCCCGGTTGTAG
- the lepB gene encoding signal peptidase I, whose product MGGFLIVKGEGFLEGGSVAAEYYEAIIMAVAIAFMVRTFVVEPFKIPSGSMIPTLLVGDYLFVNKFAYGYRMPFTHKRILMSGAPQRGEIVVFEYPRDPTKDYIKRIIALPGDRISYREKRLFVNGQLVAQQLEGNYNYLNESDQWVESQRLMENLGDHPHSILVRPYANMDQVTDELIPPDHYFVMGDNRDNSNDSRYWGLVPAHRLVGRAVAFFWSWDRTENKPRWERVGQMIR is encoded by the coding sequence ATGGGGGGATTCCTGATCGTCAAGGGGGAAGGGTTTCTCGAAGGCGGCAGCGTGGCCGCCGAATACTACGAAGCCATCATCATGGCCGTGGCCATCGCCTTCATGGTGCGCACCTTCGTGGTGGAACCCTTCAAGATTCCTTCCGGCTCCATGATTCCCACGTTGTTGGTGGGGGATTATCTGTTTGTCAACAAGTTCGCTTACGGTTACCGGATGCCCTTCACCCACAAGCGCATTTTGATGTCCGGCGCGCCGCAGCGTGGGGAGATTGTGGTCTTCGAGTATCCCAGGGATCCCACCAAGGACTACATCAAGCGCATCATCGCCCTCCCCGGAGACCGGATCTCCTATCGGGAAAAGCGGCTGTTCGTCAATGGACAACTGGTGGCCCAACAACTGGAGGGGAATTACAACTACCTCAACGAGTCCGATCAGTGGGTCGAGTCCCAACGCCTGATGGAAAATCTTGGTGATCATCCCCACTCCATTTTGGTGCGTCCCTATGCCAACATGGATCAGGTCACCGACGAACTGATTCCGCCGGATCACTATTTCGTCATGGGGGACAACCGGGACAACAGCAACGACAGTCGTTATTGGGGTCTGGTGCCGGCCCACCGTCTGGTGGGGCGGGCGGTGGCGTTTTTCTGGTCCTGGGACCGCACCGAAAACAAACCCCGCTGGGAGCGGGTGGGGCAGATGATCCGCTAG
- the lepA gene encoding elongation factor 4 produces the protein MSLDLIRNFSIIAHIDHGKSTLADRLIEFTGAMDARDMTSQVLDSMDLERERGITIKAQSMRLNYRGQDGRTYVFNFIDTPGHVDFSYEVSRSLSACEGVLLVVDAAQGVEAQTLANVYMALDHDLAVVPVLNKIDLPSAEPEKVRKQIEDVIGLDASDAILASAKSGIGIGDILEAVITRIPPPKGDPDAPLKALIVDSWYDNFLGVVSLVRIVDGKLSTEPSCRTRRIRLMSTGMEYPLDRVGIFTPRLTETPSLSAGEVGWVVAGIKEVAMARVGDTITDAGRPATELLPGFKEIKPLVFAGLYPTTSSDYVLLKESLEKLSLNDSSIVFETESSPALGFGMRCGFLGMLHMEIVQERLEREFNLDLVTTAPTVVYQAYLTDGTMLEVHNPSALPPPNKLDHLEEPFILASILAPPEYVGPLMQLCTDRRGTQRDIQYISDSRAMLRYEMPMNEVALDFFDRLKSVSRGYASLDYEFLEYRVGELVKLDILINGDPVDALSVIVHRDKSMARGRDLVKKMRELIHRQMFEVAIQAAIGTKVVARETVQALRKNVTAKCYGGDITRKRKLLEKQKAGKKRMKQIGRVEIPQEAFLAVLKVE, from the coding sequence ATGTCTTTGGATCTGATTCGCAACTTTTCCATCATAGCCCACATCGATCATGGAAAAAGCACCCTGGCCGACCGGTTGATCGAGTTCACCGGCGCCATGGACGCCCGTGACATGACCTCCCAGGTCCTCGACAGCATGGACCTGGAACGGGAACGGGGTATCACCATCAAGGCCCAGTCCATGCGACTGAATTACCGGGGCCAGGATGGTCGCACCTATGTGTTCAATTTCATCGACACCCCCGGTCATGTGGACTTCTCCTACGAGGTTTCCCGATCGTTGTCGGCCTGCGAGGGGGTGTTGCTGGTGGTGGACGCGGCCCAGGGGGTGGAGGCCCAGACCCTGGCCAATGTCTACATGGCCCTGGATCACGATCTGGCGGTGGTGCCGGTCCTCAACAAGATCGATCTGCCCTCCGCCGAACCGGAAAAGGTGCGCAAGCAGATCGAGGATGTCATCGGTCTGGACGCCTCCGACGCCATTCTCGCCTCGGCCAAAAGCGGCATCGGCATCGGCGATATCTTAGAAGCCGTGATCACCCGCATTCCGCCCCCCAAAGGGGATCCCGACGCCCCCCTCAAAGCCCTGATCGTCGATTCCTGGTATGACAACTTTCTGGGCGTGGTGTCGTTGGTGCGCATTGTCGATGGCAAGCTCTCCACCGAACCCTCCTGCCGCACCCGTCGCATCCGCCTGATGAGTACCGGCATGGAGTATCCGCTGGATCGGGTCGGGATTTTCACACCCCGTCTGACCGAAACCCCAAGCCTGTCCGCCGGTGAGGTGGGCTGGGTGGTGGCCGGCATCAAAGAGGTGGCCATGGCCCGGGTGGGGGATACCATCACCGACGCCGGACGACCCGCCACGGAGTTGCTGCCGGGCTTCAAGGAGATCAAGCCCCTGGTGTTCGCGGGACTGTATCCCACCACCTCCTCGGACTATGTGCTGTTGAAGGAGTCCTTGGAAAAGCTCTCCCTGAACGACTCTTCCATCGTTTTCGAGACCGAAAGCTCCCCGGCTTTGGGTTTTGGCATGCGCTGCGGTTTTCTGGGCATGCTCCACATGGAGATCGTCCAGGAACGGCTGGAACGGGAGTTCAACCTCGATCTGGTCACCACCGCCCCCACGGTGGTCTATCAGGCCTACCTCACCGACGGCACCATGCTGGAAGTGCATAACCCTTCCGCGCTGCCCCCTCCCAACAAGCTCGATCACCTGGAAGAACCCTTCATCCTGGCCTCGATCCTGGCGCCGCCGGAGTACGTCGGGCCTTTGATGCAACTGTGTACCGATCGTCGGGGCACGCAGCGGGATATTCAATACATCTCCGACTCTCGCGCCATGTTGCGCTACGAGATGCCGATGAACGAGGTGGCCTTGGATTTCTTCGACCGGCTCAAGTCGGTGTCGCGGGGCTACGCCTCGTTGGATTACGAGTTTCTGGAGTACCGGGTCGGTGAACTGGTGAAGCTGGATATCCTGATCAACGGGGATCCGGTGGATGCCTTGTCGGTGATCGTGCATCGGGACAAGAGCATGGCCCGGGGCCGGGATCTGGTGAAGAAAATGCGCGAATTGATCCATCGCCAGATGTTCGAGGTGGCGATTCAGGCGGCCATCGGCACCAAGGTGGTGGCGCGGGAGACGGTGCAGGCGTTGCGCAAGAACGTGACCGCCAAGTGTTACGGTGGCGACATCACCCGCAAGCGCAAGCTGTTGGAAAAACAAAAGGCCGGCAAGAAACGCATGAAACAGATCGGTCGGGTGGAGATTCCCCAGGAGGCGTTCCTGGCGGTCTTGAAAGTGGAATGA
- the ilvB gene encoding biosynthetic-type acetolactate synthase large subunit, translated as MTGAQIVIQTLLDLGVDTLFGYPGGTVLYIYDELYKNKHRIHHYLTRHEQGAVHAADGYARVTGRVGVAIVTSGPGATNAVTGLATAHMDSIPLLCISGQVPVALIGNDAFQEADTVGITRSCTKHNFLVRDVNDLARVLREAHYIARTGRPGPVLVDIPKDVTVAEAEYVHSAAEPKIRSYRPTQIGHIGQIRRGARMLQQAKKPVLYVGGGAVLSNASDELFRLVEGLGFPVTNTLMGLGSFPAADERFIGMLGMHGTYEANMAVSHCDLLVAIGARFDDRVTGKISVFAPHATIIHIDVDPTSISKNVKVDLPIVGDVKQVLGQLNELVHAPEFQSARPDVSDWWEDINGWRKRECLRYTQGPDVIEPQYVLQCLHTVTKGEAIIATDVGQHQMWAAQFYGFQKPRRWLTSGGLGTMGYGLPAGMGAQVAMPDAQVVVITGEGSLQMNIQEFATCLQYHLPVKVVILNNGYLGMVRQWQEFFYQRRYAESDMDVTPDFVKLAEAYGALGLRCDKVADVTATLEKGLAYPGTVIMDFHVNREANVYPMVPAGAGLSEMILI; from the coding sequence ATGACGGGCGCGCAAATCGTCATTCAAACCCTGTTGGATTTGGGGGTCGATACCCTGTTCGGCTACCCCGGCGGGACCGTATTGTACATCTATGACGAATTGTATAAAAACAAACATCGAATCCATCACTATCTCACCCGCCACGAGCAGGGCGCGGTCCACGCCGCCGACGGCTACGCGCGGGTTACCGGACGGGTGGGAGTGGCCATCGTCACCTCCGGCCCCGGAGCCACCAACGCCGTCACCGGTCTGGCCACGGCCCACATGGACTCCATTCCCTTGTTGTGCATCTCCGGACAGGTGCCGGTGGCCCTCATCGGCAACGACGCCTTCCAGGAGGCGGATACCGTGGGTATCACCCGCTCTTGCACCAAACACAACTTCCTGGTGCGGGATGTCAACGATCTGGCGCGGGTGCTGCGGGAGGCCCACTACATCGCCCGCACCGGTCGTCCCGGTCCGGTGCTGGTGGACATCCCCAAGGACGTGACCGTGGCCGAGGCGGAATATGTCCACTCCGCCGCCGAACCGAAAATCCGTTCCTATCGTCCCACCCAGATCGGTCACATCGGCCAGATCCGCCGGGGCGCCCGCATGCTCCAGCAGGCCAAAAAGCCGGTGCTGTACGTGGGCGGCGGTGCGGTGCTGTCCAATGCCTCCGACGAGCTGTTCCGTCTGGTGGAAGGGCTGGGATTCCCGGTCACCAACACCCTGATGGGCCTCGGTTCCTTCCCGGCGGCGGATGAGCGTTTCATCGGCATGCTGGGCATGCATGGCACCTACGAAGCCAACATGGCGGTCTCCCATTGCGACCTGCTGGTGGCCATCGGCGCCCGTTTCGACGATCGGGTGACCGGCAAGATTTCGGTCTTCGCCCCCCATGCCACCATCATCCACATCGACGTGGATCCCACCTCCATCTCCAAGAACGTCAAGGTGGATCTGCCCATCGTGGGGGATGTCAAACAGGTGCTGGGTCAGCTCAACGAACTGGTACACGCTCCGGAATTCCAGTCCGCCAGACCGGATGTCTCCGATTGGTGGGAGGATATCAACGGCTGGCGCAAGCGGGAGTGTCTGCGCTACACCCAGGGGCCGGATGTGATCGAGCCTCAATATGTGCTGCAATGTCTGCACACCGTCACCAAGGGCGAAGCCATCATCGCCACCGACGTGGGACAGCATCAGATGTGGGCCGCCCAGTTCTACGGCTTCCAGAAGCCACGGCGCTGGCTCACCTCCGGTGGACTGGGCACCATGGGTTATGGTCTGCCCGCCGGCATGGGCGCCCAGGTGGCCATGCCCGACGCCCAGGTGGTGGTGATCACCGGCGAAGGCTCCCTCCAGATGAATATCCAGGAGTTCGCCACCTGCCTCCAGTATCACCTGCCGGTGAAGGTGGTGATCCTGAACAATGGCTATCTGGGCATGGTGCGCCAGTGGCAGGAGTTCTTCTATCAACGCCGCTACGCCGAGTCCGACATGGACGTGACCCCGGATTTCGTCAAGCTGGCCGAAGCCTACGGCGCGCTGGGTCTGCGCTGCGACAAGGTGGCCGACGTGACCGCCACCTTGGAAAAGGGACTGGCGTATCCGGGTACCGTGATCATGGACTTCCATGTCAACCGGGAGGCCAACGTCTATCCCATGGTGCCCGCCGGGGCGGGGTTGAGTGAGATGATCTTGATCTGA
- the ilvC gene encoding ketol-acid reductoisomerase produces MKVYYDSDADLNEIRSRKVAIVGYGSQGHAHSQNLKDSGVDVTVGLRSGSSSWAKAEAAGLKVKEVSEAVAGADVVMILVPDEHQARVWREEVAPRLKTGAALVFAHGFNIHFGQIDPPKGVDVFLVAPKGPGHLVRAEYLKGGGVPSLIAIHQDATGKAKAIALAYASANGGGRAGIIETSFREETETDLFGEQAVLCGGVTALIQAGFETLVEAGYAPEMAYFECLHETKLIVDLIYEGGIANMRYSISNTAEYGDLTRGPRVVDARTKQEMKKILDEIQTGEFAREWIVENMAGRPRFQALRRRGTEHQIEQVGAGLRDMMPWIRKGKLVDKSRN; encoded by the coding sequence ATGAAAGTCTATTACGACAGTGACGCCGATTTGAACGAGATCCGCTCCCGCAAGGTGGCGATTGTCGGTTACGGCTCCCAGGGCCATGCCCACTCCCAGAACCTCAAGGACTCCGGGGTGGATGTCACCGTGGGTTTGCGGAGCGGTTCTTCTTCCTGGGCCAAGGCCGAAGCCGCCGGCCTGAAGGTCAAGGAGGTCTCCGAGGCCGTGGCCGGAGCCGACGTGGTGATGATCCTGGTTCCGGACGAGCATCAGGCCCGTGTCTGGCGCGAAGAGGTCGCTCCCCGTCTCAAGACCGGCGCCGCGCTGGTGTTTGCCCATGGTTTCAACATTCATTTCGGTCAGATCGATCCTCCCAAGGGTGTGGATGTGTTTCTGGTGGCCCCCAAAGGCCCCGGCCATCTGGTGCGCGCCGAATACCTGAAAGGTGGTGGGGTGCCCAGTCTCATCGCCATTCATCAAGACGCCACCGGCAAGGCCAAGGCCATTGCGTTGGCTTATGCCTCGGCCAATGGCGGCGGGCGGGCGGGGATCATCGAGACTTCGTTCCGCGAAGAGACCGAAACCGATTTGTTCGGTGAACAGGCGGTGTTGTGCGGGGGTGTCACCGCTTTGATCCAGGCGGGTTTCGAGACTTTGGTGGAAGCGGGATATGCGCCGGAGATGGCTTATTTCGAGTGTCTGCACGAAACCAAGCTGATCGTGGATCTGATCTACGAAGGCGGTATCGCCAATATGCGTTATTCCATCTCCAACACCGCCGAGTACGGGGATTTGACCCGTGGTCCGCGGGTGGTGGATGCGCGGACCAAGCAGGAGATGAAAAAGATTCTCGACGAGATCCAGACCGGTGAATTCGCCCGGGAGTGGATTGTGGAGAACATGGCGGGTCGGCCCCGTTTTCAGGCGTTGCGCCGGCGTGGGACCGAACACCAGATCGAGCAGGTGGGTGCGGGCCTGCGTGACATGATGCCCTGGATCCGCAAGGGCAAATTGGTGGACAAGTCCAGAAACTAA
- a CDS encoding 2-isopropylmalate synthase has translation MSEKVFIFDTTLRDGEQSPGASMNAEEKLRVARQLERLKVDVIEAGFPISSPGNFEAVRMVAREVRECSVAGLARARNEDIDRAWEALREGVNPRIHLFIATSPIHMRHKLGMTPDQVVEAAVAGVRRAARYTANVEWSAEDAGRSEMDFLCRIVEAVIDAGATTVNIPDTVGYTLPHEFGERIHQLISRVPNVHRAIISVHCHNDLGLATANSLSAIRHGARQVECTINGLGERAGNAALEEVVMALRTRRDIMPYHTDVVTEEITAASRLISRTTGFPIQPNKAIVGANAFAHESGIHQAGMLKDASTYEIMTPASVGLATNRLVLGKHSGRHAFTERLRELGYQLPDSQIERIMQRFKDLADKKKTLFDDDIRALVDDEVVRDADPYKLIRLHVASGTEDTPVAAAEIQIHGQTQRGAGWGEGAIHAVFNAIVHLVPGADQVRLQRYEVRAITGGIDAQADVIVNMERDERSVQGRGVNNDVVVASALAFLNALAKLARKPTETRQGV, from the coding sequence ATGTCTGAAAAAGTCTTCATCTTCGATACCACCCTGCGGGATGGGGAACAGTCCCCCGGCGCCTCGATGAACGCGGAGGAAAAACTCCGGGTCGCTAGGCAGTTGGAACGCCTCAAGGTGGATGTGATCGAGGCGGGTTTTCCCATCTCCTCGCCGGGCAACTTCGAGGCGGTGCGCATGGTGGCCCGGGAGGTGCGGGAGTGTTCGGTGGCCGGTTTGGCCCGGGCCAGAAACGAGGATATCGATCGGGCCTGGGAGGCGCTGCGGGAAGGAGTCAATCCCCGCATTCACCTGTTCATCGCCACCAGTCCCATCCATATGCGGCATAAACTCGGCATGACCCCGGATCAGGTGGTGGAAGCCGCGGTGGCCGGCGTGCGTCGCGCTGCCCGCTATACCGCCAATGTGGAGTGGTCCGCTGAGGACGCGGGCCGTTCGGAGATGGATTTTCTCTGTCGCATCGTCGAGGCGGTGATTGACGCCGGAGCCACCACCGTCAACATCCCGGACACCGTGGGCTATACCCTGCCCCACGAATTTGGCGAACGGATCCATCAACTCATCTCCCGGGTGCCCAATGTCCACCGGGCGATCATCTCGGTGCATTGTCACAACGATCTGGGATTGGCCACCGCCAACTCCCTGTCCGCCATCCGTCATGGCGCCCGTCAGGTGGAGTGTACCATCAACGGACTCGGGGAACGGGCCGGCAACGCCGCCTTGGAAGAGGTGGTGATGGCCCTGCGCACCCGGCGGGACATCATGCCGTATCACACCGATGTGGTCACCGAAGAGATTACCGCCGCCTCCCGTCTGATCTCCCGCACCACCGGTTTTCCCATCCAGCCCAACAAGGCCATCGTCGGCGCCAACGCCTTTGCCCACGAGTCCGGCATCCATCAGGCGGGCATGCTCAAGGACGCTTCCACCTACGAAATCATGACCCCGGCTTCCGTGGGTCTGGCCACCAATCGGCTGGTGCTGGGCAAACACTCCGGTCGCCACGCCTTCACCGAACGGTTGCGGGAACTGGGGTATCAACTCCCGGATTCCCAGATCGAACGGATCATGCAACGCTTCAAGGATCTGGCGGACAAGAAGAAAACCCTGTTCGACGACGACATCCGCGCCTTGGTGGATGACGAGGTGGTGCGGGACGCGGATCCTTACAAGCTGATCCGCCTGCACGTGGCCTCGGGCACCGAGGATACCCCGGTGGCAGCGGCGGAGATCCAGATTCATGGTCAGACCCAGCGGGGGGCCGGTTGGGGCGAAGGGGCCATTCACGCGGTCTTCAACGCCATTGTCCATCTGGTGCCCGGCGCCGATCAGGTGCGGCTGCAACGCTACGAGGTACGGGCCATCACCGGTGGCATCGACGCCCAGGCCGATGTGATCGTCAACATGGAACGGGATGAACGCTCGGTGCAGGGCAGGGGGGTCAACAACGATGTGGTGGTGGCCTCGGCCCTGGCCTTTTTGAACGCTTTGGCCAAACTGGCCCGGAAACCGACTGAAACCCGTCAGGGAGTCTGA
- the ilvN gene encoding acetolactate synthase small subunit — MRHVISVLVENESGVLSRVVGLFSARGFNIETLTVAPVGDGETSRITLVTRGEEGIIEQILKQLNKLVPVIQVADLTEGPHVERELMLVKVATDRDTRAEVLRIADIFRSRVVDATTSSFMIEVTGDSSKLDACLALLTPLGVTEMVRTGLVALSRGEKGMVNKASHP; from the coding sequence ATGCGCCACGTCATTTCAGTATTGGTGGAAAACGAATCCGGAGTTTTGTCCCGTGTGGTGGGATTGTTTTCCGCGCGGGGATTCAACATCGAGACGTTGACCGTCGCCCCGGTCGGGGATGGGGAGACCTCCCGGATCACCCTGGTCACACGGGGTGAGGAAGGGATCATCGAGCAGATCTTGAAGCAGCTCAACAAACTGGTGCCGGTGATCCAGGTCGCGGATTTGACCGAAGGGCCCCATGTGGAACGGGAACTAATGCTCGTCAAGGTGGCCACGGACCGGGATACCCGGGCCGAGGTGTTGCGCATCGCCGACATCTTCCGTTCCCGGGTGGTGGATGCCACCACATCTTCTTTCATGATCGAGGTCACCGGCGACAGCAGCAAGCTGGATGCCTGTCTGGCCCTGTTGACCCCCCTGGGGGTGACGGAAATGGTGCGCACCGGGCTGGTCGCCTTGTCCCGGGGCGAAAAAGGCATGGTCAACAAAGCGAGCCATCCTTGA
- the pssA gene encoding CDP-diacylglycerol--serine O-phosphatidyltransferase, translated as MFFGFYAIMAALTGDYKNGALAILVAGVFDGLDGRVARAMNATSAFGKEYDSLADFMSFGIAPAVLIHQWALTPFSRVGWAGAFLFAVCGALRLARFNVQKSAPDEEVAKRYFQGLPIPAAAGVLAATVLFYVELGIAPQDRAAAGISDFWRWLPLFLVYALGILMVSGIRFRSFKEFNWHRKRPFLALVAVVVFITVLTIHMAATLFVVGWAYLLSAYSSHREYRTLLAQGQEEEEDEVQEFTE; from the coding sequence ATGTTCTTCGGATTTTACGCCATCATGGCGGCTTTGACCGGAGACTACAAGAACGGCGCCTTGGCCATCCTGGTGGCCGGGGTGTTCGATGGCCTGGACGGTCGCGTGGCCCGGGCCATGAACGCCACTTCGGCGTTCGGCAAGGAGTATGACAGTCTGGCGGATTTCATGTCCTTCGGCATCGCGCCGGCGGTATTGATCCACCAGTGGGCCTTGACGCCGTTTTCACGGGTGGGATGGGCCGGGGCGTTTCTGTTTGCGGTGTGCGGGGCGCTTCGACTGGCCCGCTTCAATGTGCAAAAATCCGCCCCCGACGAGGAGGTGGCCAAACGCTATTTCCAGGGTCTGCCCATTCCCGCAGCCGCCGGGGTGCTGGCGGCCACGGTGCTGTTTTATGTGGAACTGGGCATCGCCCCCCAGGATCGGGCCGCGGCGGGGATTTCCGATTTCTGGCGCTGGCTGCCGCTGTTTTTAGTCTATGCCCTGGGCATCCTGATGGTGAGCGGCATCCGTTTCCGCAGCTTCAAGGAGTTCAATTGGCATCGGAAACGGCCTTTCCTGGCTTTGGTGGCGGTGGTGGTGTTCATCACGGTGCTTACCATCCATATGGCGGCGACTCTGTTTGTGGTGGGTTGGGCCTATCTGCTCTCTGCCTACTCCAGCCATCGGGAATACCGTACCTTGCTGGCCCAGGGACAGGAGGAGGAGGAGGACGAGGTGCAGGAGTTTACCGAGTAG
- the rnc gene encoding ribonuclease III, translated as MSGTFLSADALHAWFDDRFDHTFADLSLLRLALTHRSVAQDEPEGSRVAGDDEELPGHNERLEFLGDAVLDLAVSELLYHRFPDSPEGELSHWRASLVNTGALGAMGQELGLGARLRLGRGEALSGGREKPSILGNCIEAILGAVFLDGGWPAVERVAKRLFGPRMDRFSPGGECKDFKTALQERLQATGRPLPRYELVELSGAPHERLFRVDCRVEERIRGRGEGPSKRRAEQEAARAVMEIMDQAVGKECLD; from the coding sequence ATGAGCGGCACCTTCCTGAGCGCCGACGCGCTGCATGCCTGGTTTGATGACAGGTTCGATCATACCTTCGCGGATTTGTCGTTGTTGCGTCTGGCCCTGACCCATCGTTCCGTGGCCCAGGACGAGCCGGAGGGCTCCCGGGTGGCGGGTGACGACGAGGAACTGCCGGGCCACAACGAACGGTTGGAATTTCTCGGGGACGCGGTGCTGGATCTGGCGGTCTCGGAGTTGTTGTATCACCGCTTTCCGGACTCTCCGGAAGGTGAGCTTTCCCATTGGCGGGCGTCGCTGGTCAATACCGGGGCGTTGGGGGCCATGGGGCAGGAGCTGGGTCTGGGTGCCCGTCTGCGGCTTGGCCGGGGGGAGGCTTTGAGTGGTGGTCGGGAGAAACCTTCGATTCTGGGCAACTGCATCGAGGCGATTTTAGGGGCGGTTTTTCTGGATGGGGGATGGCCGGCGGTGGAACGGGTGGCCAAACGGCTGTTTGGCCCCCGCATGGACCGTTTTTCTCCGGGGGGGGAGTGCAAGGATTTCAAGACCGCGTTGCAGGAGCGGTTGCAGGCCACCGGGCGACCCTTGCCCCGCTATGAACTGGTGGAACTCTCCGGCGCCCCCCATGAGCGGCTGTTTCGGGTGGATTGTCGGGTGGAGGAGCGGATTCGCGGACGGGGCGAGGGACCAAGCAAACGTCGCGCCGAGCAGGAGGCCGCACGTGCGGTCATGGAAATCATGGATCAAGCTGTCGGGAAGGAGTGTCTGGATTGA